From Pseudomonas sp. stari2:
CGGCCAGCCGAACAGGATCAACGGCGTCGCTTCGCTGCCGACGTTTTCCCAGTGACCTTCGATCGCGGCGATTTTCGCCGGCTGATGCTTGAGGGTGTTGAGACCGTGGAAGTCACCGATGACCGCCTGGATCGGTGCAACGATCAACGCCATCCACATCGCCATCGACAGCATGGTGCGAATCGCCGGGTTGTCTTTGCCGCGCAACAGATGCCAGGCCGCCGACGAGCCAACGAAGAACGCCGTTGCAACGAACGCGGCAGTTGCCATGTGCATCAGGCGATACGGGAACGACGGGTTGAACACGATTGCCAGCCAGTCGGTCGGGATTACCTGACCGTTGACGATCTCGAAGCCCTGCGGTGTCTGCATCCAGCTGTTGGACGCGAGAATCCAGAAGGTCGAAATCAACGTACCGATGGCCACCATCACCGTGGCGAAAAAGTGCAGGCCGCGCCCGACCTTGTTCCAGCCGAACAGCATCACGCCGAGGAAACCGGCCTCGAGGAAGAACGCCGTGAGCACTTCATACGTCAGCAACGGCCCGGTAACGGAACCTGCGAAGTCCGAGAAGCGGCTCCAGTTGGTGCCGAACTGGTAGGCCATGACCAGGCCCGAGACCACGCCCATGCCGAAGTTGACGGCAAAGATCTTCGACCAGAAATGGTAGAGGTCACGGTAGGTGTCGTTGCGGGTTTTCAGCCACAGGCCTTCCAGCACCGCGAGATAGCTC
This genomic window contains:
- a CDS encoding cytochrome ubiquinol oxidase subunit I — encoded protein: MFGLEALDLARIQFAFTISFHILFPAITIGLASYLAVLEGLWLKTRNDTYRDLYHFWSKIFAVNFGMGVVSGLVMAYQFGTNWSRFSDFAGSVTGPLLTYEVLTAFFLEAGFLGVMLFGWNKVGRGLHFFATVMVAIGTLISTFWILASNSWMQTPQGFEIVNGQVIPTDWLAIVFNPSFPYRLMHMATAAFVATAFFVGSSAAWHLLRGKDNPAIRTMLSMAMWMALIVAPIQAVIGDFHGLNTLKHQPAKIAAIEGHWENVGSEATPLILFGWPDMKEEKTKYAVEIPYLGSLILTHSLDKQVPALKEFPPEDRPNSTIVFWSFRIMVGLGFLMIFTGLWSLWLRKRDTLYTSRPFLYLALWMGPSGLIAILAGWFTTEIGRQPWVVYGLMRTADASSNHSFMQMSITLIMFVVVYFALFGAGLGYMMRLVRKGPKTDEGKETNDGGPGQKRTPARPLSAADDDGAEHDRSLTKEI